One genomic region from Pelagicoccus sp. SDUM812003 encodes:
- a CDS encoding sigma-54 dependent transcriptional regulator, protein MKVLIVDDEANIHKTTSIALKAMGHEPFSAYSGTQTIRKLDENRIDVVFLDLRLGSEDGLEVFDKIRASGHDVPIIIFTAYSSISTAIEATKKGVFDYVLKPFVPEQIRQALERVQKNISLETKVVELESQVSGASPPVIFESDQKSMQHIYRLTERAAPSDATVLLLGPSGTGKTVLAKRIHLLSERAEKPFVVVHCPSLSKELLESELFGHVKGAFTGAVKDTWGKIEAADGGTLFLDEIGDLPFEIQAKLLRFLQERQYERVGETKTRKGNVRIVAATNKDLQAATREGGFREDLFYRLNVISVVMPSLAERPADIPALAQNFLDYHAKQQGRSGCAFSDACLSALRNYEWPGNLRELHNVVERCLILCDNGSIEVDDLPPEVRAGSASGGPTSRLTIGGDFKLEEIEEAHINGVLANAKSYQQAAEILGINKTTLYRKRKRKPSLDPEHDGDHESEVEEHEEAASRV, encoded by the coding sequence ATGAAAGTACTGATCGTAGACGACGAAGCCAACATCCACAAAACCACGTCAATCGCCTTGAAGGCCATGGGGCACGAGCCCTTCTCCGCCTACAGCGGGACCCAGACGATTCGCAAGCTCGATGAAAACCGCATCGACGTCGTCTTCCTCGATCTGCGACTCGGCTCGGAAGACGGATTGGAGGTATTCGACAAGATCCGAGCCAGCGGACACGACGTGCCAATCATCATCTTCACCGCCTACTCCTCGATATCCACCGCCATCGAAGCCACCAAGAAGGGAGTCTTCGACTACGTGCTGAAGCCGTTCGTGCCGGAGCAAATCCGCCAAGCCCTGGAGCGCGTGCAAAAGAACATCTCCCTCGAGACCAAGGTCGTGGAGCTCGAGTCCCAAGTCAGCGGAGCGTCGCCTCCGGTGATCTTCGAGTCCGACCAGAAATCCATGCAGCACATCTACCGGCTGACCGAACGGGCTGCCCCGTCCGACGCTACGGTGCTGCTCCTCGGACCGAGCGGAACGGGAAAAACGGTACTTGCGAAACGGATACACTTGCTCAGCGAACGCGCCGAGAAGCCCTTCGTAGTGGTGCACTGCCCCAGCCTCTCCAAGGAACTTCTGGAGAGCGAACTGTTCGGCCACGTCAAAGGCGCCTTCACCGGGGCGGTCAAGGACACCTGGGGCAAGATCGAAGCCGCGGACGGAGGCACTCTCTTTCTGGACGAGATCGGCGACCTGCCTTTCGAGATCCAGGCCAAGCTGCTGCGCTTTCTGCAGGAGCGGCAATACGAGCGAGTGGGCGAAACCAAGACCCGCAAGGGCAACGTGCGCATCGTCGCCGCCACCAACAAGGACCTGCAGGCGGCCACTCGCGAGGGCGGTTTCCGCGAAGACCTCTTCTATCGACTGAACGTCATCTCCGTGGTGATGCCGTCCCTGGCTGAGCGCCCGGCCGACATCCCTGCCCTCGCCCAAAACTTCCTAGACTACCACGCCAAACAGCAGGGCCGCTCCGGATGCGCCTTTTCCGACGCGTGCCTGTCGGCCTTGAGGAACTACGAATGGCCCGGCAACCTGCGCGAGCTGCACAACGTGGTCGAACGCTGCCTGATCCTCTGCGACAACGGGAGCATCGAGGTCGACGACCTGCCGCCCGAGGTGCGCGCTGGATCCGCCAGCGGCGGGCCCACGTCTCGACTGACCATCGGAGGGGACTTCAAGCTCGAGGAAATCGAAGAAGCTCACATCAACGGGGTGCTGGCCAACGCCAAGAGCTACCAGCAAGCGGCGGAGATCCTAGGCATCAACAAAACCACCCTCTACCGTAAGCGCAAACGCAAGCCATCGCTCGACCCCGAGCACGACGGAGACCACGAGAGCGAGGTCGAAGAGCACGAAGAAGCCGCTTCGAGAGTCTGA
- a CDS encoding response regulator transcription factor: MKTIRVGIVDDHPFVVKGLAAYLEEDDGLQLAWTAGEEEAAMKLLHEQPVDVVILDLKMGEARSGFHILQRLSQSSLETRALILSGYAPATLVREAAALGASAYFAKTDRSEEIVQAVRTLGEGPVTGLLGPYRDIAKPDIYVELSSRERDVLVEIAKGKSNAAVAKDLHLKVGTVKTHLESIYRKLGVTSRTDAIRTALSDGYFSVEDMQSQQGGH, from the coding sequence ATGAAGACGATAAGGGTCGGTATTGTTGACGATCATCCGTTCGTGGTGAAGGGGCTCGCCGCGTATCTGGAGGAGGACGACGGCTTGCAGCTGGCGTGGACCGCTGGCGAGGAGGAAGCCGCCATGAAGCTGCTCCATGAGCAGCCGGTGGATGTGGTCATCCTGGATTTGAAGATGGGCGAGGCTCGTTCAGGCTTCCATATCCTGCAGAGGCTTTCGCAAAGCTCGCTCGAGACGCGAGCCTTGATCCTGTCCGGATACGCTCCGGCGACTTTGGTGCGCGAGGCCGCGGCGCTCGGGGCTTCGGCCTATTTCGCCAAGACCGATCGCAGCGAGGAGATCGTGCAAGCTGTGCGCACGCTTGGCGAAGGGCCGGTGACCGGCCTGCTGGGGCCGTATCGGGACATCGCCAAACCCGACATCTACGTGGAGCTCAGTTCCAGGGAGCGGGACGTGCTGGTGGAGATCGCCAAGGGCAAGTCGAACGCGGCGGTGGCTAAGGATCTGCACTTGAAGGTCGGCACCGTGAAGACGCATCTGGAAAGCATCTACAGGAAGCTTGGCGTGACCAGTCGCACCGATGCCATCAGGACTGCCCTTTCGGACGGCTATTTCTCAGTGGAGGACATGCAAAGCCAGCAAGGCGGCCACTGA
- a CDS encoding sensor histidine kinase translates to MDIKSTKENEEKRHLLADHLRQNRSDILQRWQNRARSDRSLNVATTLSSKEFLDHIPDILDALDTQLRNAELENACDAATRHREELEAHGLSRWQQGFTIAQVVRDWNHLRCAILDELSRAVTLQPEWSVEPFGAALRTLADLISEGINLSVEKYEQIRQDEARSHSQDLETTIQDLRQLCDSQSKRYAEASHDLASHLGILSNIARMVAQNGQSSNGDSLNEHLAEGFERALKILEDIRYHNSLESGENAACPENVDAAKLIETTLSPYAVVADSKSINLKVDGPSALAVETDPAKFSRILQNLVHNALKFTRDGDVSIQWELHPAEKAWSVSVRNSGPFEPSRSAIPIAEQMELASRANEQINGFHRPDDAVDDSQPPDADSLASSDGDSAPLSYAVQREGIGLSIAKRLTNLLLGRLEIESDDESVTARVTLPMAFSESKTDLRIRR, encoded by the coding sequence ATGGATATAAAATCGACGAAGGAAAACGAGGAAAAACGCCATCTGCTCGCCGACCATTTGCGCCAGAACCGCTCCGATATCCTTCAGCGTTGGCAGAACCGAGCCCGCAGCGACCGAAGCCTGAACGTCGCCACAACGCTCTCGAGCAAGGAGTTTCTCGACCACATTCCCGACATCCTGGACGCCCTCGACACGCAGCTTCGAAACGCCGAGCTGGAAAACGCGTGCGACGCAGCCACGCGCCATCGCGAGGAGCTGGAGGCCCACGGACTGAGCCGCTGGCAGCAGGGCTTCACCATCGCCCAGGTGGTACGGGACTGGAACCACCTACGCTGCGCCATTCTGGACGAGCTCTCCCGAGCCGTGACCCTTCAGCCGGAATGGTCCGTCGAGCCCTTCGGAGCGGCCCTGCGCACCTTGGCCGACCTCATTTCGGAGGGCATCAACCTCAGCGTGGAGAAATACGAGCAGATCCGGCAGGACGAAGCGCGCAGCCACTCCCAGGATCTGGAAACGACCATCCAAGACCTGCGCCAACTGTGCGACTCCCAGAGCAAGCGCTACGCGGAAGCGAGCCACGATCTGGCGAGCCACCTGGGCATTCTCTCCAACATCGCCCGGATGGTAGCCCAAAACGGCCAGAGCTCGAACGGCGACTCCCTGAACGAACACCTCGCCGAGGGCTTCGAACGGGCCCTGAAAATCCTCGAGGACATTCGCTACCACAACAGCTTGGAGTCAGGAGAAAACGCGGCCTGCCCTGAAAACGTCGATGCCGCGAAGCTCATCGAAACCACTCTCTCGCCCTACGCGGTCGTGGCCGACTCGAAATCCATCAACCTGAAGGTCGACGGGCCGAGCGCCCTGGCGGTGGAGACCGACCCCGCCAAATTCAGCCGCATTTTGCAAAATCTGGTGCACAACGCCCTGAAATTCACCCGAGATGGAGACGTCTCCATACAGTGGGAGCTCCACCCAGCCGAAAAAGCCTGGTCGGTGAGCGTGCGCAACTCCGGACCCTTCGAGCCCTCGCGATCCGCCATCCCCATCGCGGAGCAGATGGAGCTCGCCTCGCGGGCGAACGAGCAAATCAACGGCTTCCATCGCCCAGACGACGCCGTCGACGACAGCCAGCCCCCGGACGCCGACTCCCTCGCCTCGTCGGATGGCGACTCAGCTCCCCTCTCCTACGCTGTCCAACGCGAGGGCATCGGGCTCTCCATCGCGAAACGCCTGACGAACCTGCTGCTCGGCCGCCTGGAGATCGAGAGCGACGACGAGAGCGTCACGGCCCGCGTGACCCTGCCCATGGCCTTCTCGGAAAGCAAAACGGATCTACGTATCCGTCGTTAG
- a CDS encoding response regulator, translated as MGQNETISKSSAATVSLAKRSCKVPILLIDEEPAILTTFQLALRKSGYDVTTEKSGAAALELAATRSFEAIILDSKLMDMDGVEFISQLRALKVDAPILMVSASPAKKALKHFIDDDSVNYVEKPLEPDTLRNAVKNLLGQGVPA; from the coding sequence ATGGGGCAAAATGAAACCATTTCCAAATCGAGCGCTGCAACCGTCAGTCTCGCCAAGAGATCCTGCAAGGTGCCGATCCTGCTCATCGATGAAGAGCCTGCCATCCTCACCACCTTCCAGCTCGCGCTGCGCAAGAGCGGCTACGACGTGACCACCGAGAAATCGGGGGCCGCCGCCCTGGAGCTCGCCGCTACCCGTTCCTTCGAAGCGATCATCCTCGACTCCAAGCTCATGGACATGGACGGGGTGGAGTTCATCTCCCAGCTGCGAGCCCTGAAGGTGGACGCGCCCATACTCATGGTCAGCGCCTCCCCCGCGAAAAAAGCCCTCAAGCACTTTATCGATGACGATAGCGTCAACTACGTGGAGAAGCCGCTCGAACCGGATACCCTGCGCAACGCGGTGAAGAATCTGCTCGGCCAAGGCGTGCCAGCCTAA
- a CDS encoding ferritin-like domain-containing protein, whose amino-acid sequence MDTKLRELFIDQLKDMYDAEHRILEALPSKIEAAESENLKTGLEEHLTETRAQIQRLERIFEIIEVEPERSACQATKGLIKEAKELLGDFEGSSANDAAIICAAQKVEHYEIATYGCLCSWSQRMKLDEAYELLEMSLTEEKRANDLLSKAAITEANEAANV is encoded by the coding sequence ATGGACACGAAACTAAGAGAACTATTCATCGACCAGCTAAAGGATATGTACGATGCCGAGCATCGCATCCTGGAAGCTCTGCCCAGCAAAATCGAAGCGGCAGAGTCGGAAAACCTGAAGACCGGACTCGAGGAGCATTTGACCGAAACCAGAGCCCAGATCCAGCGCCTGGAGCGCATCTTCGAAATCATCGAGGTGGAGCCGGAGCGCAGCGCCTGCCAAGCCACCAAAGGCTTGATCAAGGAGGCCAAGGAACTGCTCGGCGACTTCGAAGGCAGCTCCGCCAACGACGCCGCTATCATCTGCGCCGCCCAAAAGGTGGAGCACTACGAAATCGCCACCTACGGCTGCCTCTGCAGCTGGTCGCAGCGCATGAAGCTCGACGAGGCCTACGAACTGCTGGAGATGTCGCTCACCGAAGAGAAGCGAGCCAACGATCTGCTCAGCAAGGCCGCCATCACCGAGGCCAACGAAGCCGCAAACGTGTAA
- a CDS encoding superoxide dismutase family protein, which translates to MKKQSPTIPSSIITLGALSLALFSGFGCVQREEEDKPLEPQVSASIVNLERRIAVAQLSPTEGSEVEGEVTFVEEAHGIRVIADVRNLTVDSKHGFHIHENGDCSAPDASSAGGHFNPGGHPHGGPDDEKRHVGDLGNLQTTESGGAMYVRVDSELSFDGESSIIGKSVIVHAGQDDLRSQPTGDAGPRLACGVIKWSD; encoded by the coding sequence ATGAAAAAGCAAAGCCCAACCATCCCGTCGTCCATCATCACACTCGGCGCCTTGAGCCTCGCCCTGTTCAGCGGTTTCGGCTGCGTGCAGCGCGAGGAGGAAGACAAGCCGCTCGAACCGCAGGTCAGCGCCTCGATCGTCAACCTGGAGCGCCGAATCGCGGTGGCTCAGCTTTCGCCTACCGAAGGCAGCGAGGTCGAGGGCGAGGTGACCTTTGTGGAGGAGGCCCATGGCATACGCGTCATCGCGGACGTGCGCAACCTCACCGTGGATTCCAAGCACGGGTTTCACATCCATGAAAACGGGGATTGCTCCGCTCCTGACGCCAGCTCGGCAGGCGGCCATTTCAACCCCGGCGGTCATCCTCATGGTGGTCCGGACGATGAAAAGCGACATGTTGGCGATCTCGGAAACCTGCAGACTACCGAATCCGGTGGCGCCATGTACGTGAGGGTGGACAGCGAGCTGAGTTTCGACGGGGAATCCTCTATCATCGGAAAATCGGTGATCGTTCACGCGGGCCAAGACGACCTGCGCTCTCAGCCTACGGGCGACGCCGGGCCGCGCTTGGCTTGCGGCGTGATCAAGTGGTCGGACTAG
- a CDS encoding potassium transporter TrkG — protein sequence MNRIKTIASLLQILVGLVSAALCFRLAGWSNDLADLPAHFSWALFLVLGSTSLEALRAVLSGDPLRYLKQRKLRLTLLALSIGASIVPGLASGSLSDRTLIAISCSSLLTLAIVSLATFTRISSSRWFSRQHPGVLGIASFGMAILFGAILLRGPNASATHQSIDWQDAFFTSTSAVCVTGLTTLDTEHDLSLFGKIVILVLIQLGGLGIMTWAYLMAVAFGERISLRDQVILQDLLTHDAISDLKQRLVTIFVITFVVELAASIVLYLQWSGIGETASEDAFHAIFHAVSGYCNAGFSSFSLNLADPRLESKSAATAIVALLVILGGLGTPVWIELIAKAKTALYNAARSRESKSERLFFSLHTRLALTTTFALLLLGALGLQLTRYAEFDGEGQSWFLSFFDSVTARTAGFNIAPLSEYSHSSLSLLMILMFIGGCPGGTAGGIKCTTFSIVLINLRQVMQSRSSTVVWKRNIPPMVTSQALAIITIGGSWIILSSVIIEWIHPEIPFFDTLFETVSALGTVGLSRGITPELSAAAKWIIIVTMFVGRLGILFVICSLLPPRPETRVTYPDESPLLS from the coding sequence GTGAATCGCATAAAAACGATCGCCTCCCTTCTGCAAATCCTCGTCGGATTGGTTAGCGCCGCTCTCTGCTTCCGGCTAGCGGGCTGGAGCAACGATCTCGCCGACCTGCCCGCCCATTTCAGCTGGGCTCTCTTTCTTGTGCTCGGCTCCACCTCTCTGGAGGCCCTGCGGGCCGTTCTCAGCGGAGATCCGCTGCGCTACCTCAAGCAGCGCAAGCTCAGGCTGACCCTGCTCGCCCTTTCGATCGGGGCCAGCATCGTGCCCGGGCTTGCCTCTGGATCCCTCAGCGATCGAACCCTCATCGCGATCAGCTGCTCTTCCCTGCTAACCCTCGCGATCGTCAGCCTGGCGACCTTCACCCGCATCTCCAGCAGTCGCTGGTTCTCGCGCCAGCATCCTGGAGTGCTCGGCATCGCCTCGTTTGGCATGGCCATCCTCTTCGGAGCGATTCTGCTGCGCGGTCCGAACGCCTCAGCCACCCACCAGTCCATTGACTGGCAGGACGCCTTCTTCACCAGCACCAGCGCCGTATGCGTCACCGGTCTCACCACTTTGGATACAGAGCACGATTTATCCCTCTTCGGAAAGATCGTCATCCTGGTCCTGATACAGCTGGGCGGCCTGGGAATCATGACCTGGGCCTACCTCATGGCGGTGGCGTTTGGCGAAAGGATATCCCTTCGCGATCAAGTCATCCTCCAGGACCTGCTCACCCACGATGCCATATCAGACCTGAAGCAACGGCTCGTGACGATTTTCGTCATCACTTTCGTTGTCGAACTGGCCGCTTCGATCGTGCTCTACCTCCAGTGGAGCGGCATAGGCGAGACGGCTAGCGAGGACGCCTTTCACGCCATCTTTCACGCCGTATCGGGCTACTGCAACGCCGGGTTCTCCTCCTTTTCTCTCAACCTCGCGGATCCCAGACTCGAGAGCAAGTCCGCTGCCACGGCGATCGTGGCCCTTCTCGTCATCCTGGGAGGCTTGGGCACGCCGGTTTGGATCGAGCTCATCGCCAAGGCGAAAACCGCGCTGTACAACGCCGCCCGTTCCAGAGAATCGAAGAGCGAGCGACTGTTTTTCAGCCTCCACACGCGACTAGCGCTCACCACCACCTTCGCTCTGCTCCTCCTCGGAGCTTTGGGACTGCAGCTAACCCGCTACGCTGAATTCGACGGCGAGGGACAGTCCTGGTTTCTCTCCTTTTTCGACTCGGTGACAGCCCGCACCGCAGGGTTCAACATCGCGCCCCTTTCCGAGTACTCGCATAGCAGCCTTTCGCTCCTGATGATCCTCATGTTCATCGGCGGCTGTCCCGGCGGAACGGCTGGCGGCATAAAATGCACGACCTTCAGCATCGTATTGATAAATCTAAGACAAGTCATGCAATCGCGTTCCTCCACCGTCGTGTGGAAGCGAAACATCCCGCCTATGGTGACATCCCAGGCCCTAGCGATCATCACCATCGGCGGCTCCTGGATCATCCTTTCATCAGTCATTATCGAGTGGATACATCCGGAGATCCCTTTCTTCGACACGCTCTTCGAAACCGTGAGCGCCTTAGGAACGGTAGGATTGAGTCGAGGCATCACGCCCGAACTCTCGGCTGCGGCGAAGTGGATCATCATCGTCACCATGTTCGTGGGCCGCCTGGGCATCTTGTTCGTGATCTGCTCCCTTCTGCCGCCGCGCCCCGAGACGCGCGTTACCTATCCGGACGAATCTCCCTTGCTTTCCTAA
- a CDS encoding TrkA family potassium uptake protein — MKFCVIGLGQFGSSLACELSRLQHDVLAIDNRDAPVASIKKKVSVAAVADAADIDALREVGVHEVDAVAICIGERFEASLMATSHMQEFGIEKIYCRVVNDVHDRLVSLLDVTEKVRPEAEAARQFAKRLGIEHAKQRFNLTGDFVVLEVEVPKKLIGTRLADARLREDHKLNLVTIRCNGDEDKEEDKNDEERDESDARGICGVPDPEQRFESGDYLVVFGRKKDVEAFTDSD, encoded by the coding sequence ATGAAATTCTGCGTGATCGGCCTCGGACAATTCGGCTCCTCGCTCGCCTGCGAGCTGTCCCGCCTGCAACACGACGTGCTGGCTATCGACAATCGCGACGCCCCGGTGGCGTCCATCAAAAAGAAGGTGTCAGTCGCCGCGGTGGCGGACGCTGCCGATATCGACGCCCTTCGCGAGGTGGGAGTTCATGAGGTCGATGCGGTGGCGATTTGCATCGGAGAAAGGTTCGAGGCGTCGCTTATGGCCACCTCGCACATGCAGGAGTTCGGCATCGAGAAGATCTACTGCCGCGTGGTGAACGACGTGCACGACCGCCTGGTCTCCCTGCTGGACGTCACCGAAAAAGTGAGGCCGGAAGCGGAAGCGGCCCGCCAGTTCGCCAAGCGGCTGGGCATCGAACATGCCAAGCAACGGTTCAACTTGACCGGGGACTTCGTAGTCCTCGAGGTCGAGGTGCCCAAGAAACTCATCGGAACCAGGCTCGCCGACGCTCGCTTGCGGGAGGACCACAAGCTCAACCTGGTGACGATCCGCTGCAATGGCGATGAAGACAAGGAGGAGGACAAGAACGACGAGGAGAGGGACGAGAGCGACGCTCGCGGAATTTGCGGCGTGCCGGACCCGGAGCAGCGCTTCGAGTCCGGCGACTATCTGGTGGTCTTCGGCCGGAAAAAGGACGTGGAGGCCTTCACCGACTCGGACTAG
- a CDS encoding DCC1-like thiol-disulfide oxidoreductase family protein, whose product MISAAKTDKPPPRPLLVWDGDCSFCKRCVQKWRGWGRPRVDDCPYQSGHLPPSPLSEKEFSQRIYLFDTEGEIHSGAAAAFRSLSHTRIGFLDRWYRRFAWFATISEWCYAFVARHRNVFSKIV is encoded by the coding sequence ATGATTAGCGCCGCAAAAACGGACAAACCGCCGCCTCGTCCACTGCTGGTCTGGGATGGAGACTGCTCGTTTTGCAAACGCTGCGTGCAAAAATGGCGGGGCTGGGGCCGCCCTCGAGTCGACGATTGCCCCTACCAGTCCGGGCACCTCCCACCTTCGCCGCTCAGCGAGAAGGAATTCTCACAGCGTATCTACCTCTTCGATACAGAAGGCGAAATCCATTCCGGAGCAGCAGCGGCGTTTCGCTCTCTTTCCCATACGCGGATTGGGTTTCTCGATCGCTGGTATCGCCGCTTCGCCTGGTTCGCCACCATTAGCGAATGGTGCTACGCCTTCGTTGCTCGGCACCGAAACGTCTTTTCGAAAATCGTCTAG